One window of Streptomyces sp. SUK 48 genomic DNA carries:
- a CDS encoding serine-threonine protein kinase — translation MADSGMSVSPYWELTFDTSGDADPPERHHLLAQVTEHGVRDLVVFAHGWNEDRSAATALYRRFFAPFPGLAPKARLGYVGVVWPSMRFSDEPIPDFPKSVAATAAEAAPGPALDEDTRRGLLVAFPERADVVDQLARLLDERPAGEAGLPRFGRLVRLLLAGTGSAAADTDEEGEPAVFTEDPATACAEFAQALAAVAAPGGTEGFTLPNPWEGAKELLRQAAYYQMKGRAGTVGEHGLGPLLGKLAAQAPGVRVHLVGHSFGARLVAFALRGLPAKASPVKSVTLLEGAFSHYAFAERLPDDPHRSGALKDQQRRIDGPLVCCHSHFDAALGTFYPLVSRLSGDDRSCLGDEIAAVLGPRWGALGHDGVQAVPGTARLDLAGALAGKLPAAGCVNVDAAAVVRRGGPPAGAHSDILHPELARVVLAAGRVA, via the coding sequence ATGGCGGATTCCGGGATGAGCGTGTCTCCCTACTGGGAGCTGACCTTCGACACGAGCGGGGACGCCGACCCGCCCGAACGTCATCACCTGCTGGCCCAGGTCACCGAGCACGGCGTGCGTGACCTGGTCGTCTTCGCACACGGCTGGAACGAGGACCGCTCGGCCGCGACCGCCCTGTACCGCCGCTTCTTCGCGCCGTTCCCGGGGCTCGCGCCCAAGGCGCGCCTCGGGTACGTCGGGGTGGTCTGGCCGTCGATGCGGTTCAGCGACGAGCCGATCCCCGACTTCCCGAAGTCGGTGGCGGCCACGGCGGCGGAGGCGGCACCCGGGCCCGCGCTGGACGAGGACACCCGGCGCGGGCTGCTCGTCGCCTTCCCGGAGCGGGCGGACGTCGTCGACCAGTTGGCCCGGCTGCTCGACGAACGGCCGGCCGGCGAGGCGGGGTTGCCCCGGTTCGGGCGGCTGGTGCGGCTGCTGCTTGCGGGGACGGGGAGCGCGGCGGCCGACACCGACGAGGAGGGCGAGCCGGCCGTGTTCACCGAGGACCCGGCCACCGCGTGCGCCGAGTTCGCCCAGGCGCTGGCCGCCGTCGCGGCGCCGGGCGGCACCGAGGGGTTCACTCTGCCCAATCCCTGGGAGGGCGCGAAGGAGCTGCTGCGGCAGGCGGCGTACTACCAGATGAAGGGACGCGCCGGGACCGTCGGCGAGCATGGGCTCGGGCCGCTGCTGGGCAAGCTGGCGGCGCAGGCACCGGGGGTGCGGGTGCATCTGGTGGGGCACAGCTTCGGCGCGCGCCTGGTGGCGTTCGCGCTGCGCGGGCTGCCCGCGAAGGCGTCCCCGGTGAAGTCGGTGACCCTGCTCGAAGGGGCCTTCTCGCACTACGCGTTCGCGGAGCGGCTGCCCGACGACCCGCACAGGTCCGGCGCGCTGAAGGATCAGCAGCGGCGGATCGACGGCCCGTTGGTGTGCTGCCACTCGCACTTCGACGCGGCGCTCGGCACGTTCTACCCGCTGGTCTCGCGGCTCTCCGGGGACGACCGGTCCTGCCTGGGCGACGAGATCGCGGCCGTGCTGGGCCCGCGGTGGGGCGCGCTGGGCCATGACGGGGTGCAGGCGGTGCCGGGCACGGCCCGGCTGGACCTGGCCGGCGCCCTGGCGGGGAAGCTGCCCGCGGCGGGGTGTGTGAACGTGGACGCGGCGGCGGTGGTCCGCCGGGGCGGTCCGCCGGCCGGGGCGCACAGCGACATCCTGCACCCCGAACTGGCCCGGGTGGTGCTGGCGGCGGGCCGGGTCGCCTGA
- a CDS encoding DUF1343 domain-containing protein, producing the protein MQLSRRNLLATATLAAVPAASPEPAASPAPAASAHHRASLRTGFERLAADGYRLLDGRRVGIVTNPTGITRDARHIVDVMHEDGRVRLTAVFGPEHGFRGTAQAGGSEGRYDDPETGLPVYDTYLKSGRPLADVFTASGVDTVVFDIQDVGARFYTYIWTLYDCMEAARLAGKRFMVLDRPNPVTGRAAQGPVLHKEFATFVGRQPLAQAHGMTVAELARLFDKEFLGGSVALETVSMTGWRRTEFYDASALPWVPPSPNMPTPDTALVYSGTCMFEGTNLSEGRGTTRPFELLGAEGIDGRWAAAANALGLPGVRFREAYFAPTFSKFEGKTAGGVQIHVTDRAAYDPVRTGIALLVTARKVWDGFAWRPDDWIDKLTGSDRVRTMIDAGADTDEVVGAWQPELAAFRRLRKEYLLYG; encoded by the coding sequence ATGCAGCTGTCCCGAAGAAATCTCCTGGCCACGGCCACCCTGGCCGCCGTGCCTGCCGCGTCCCCCGAGCCGGCCGCCTCCCCCGCACCGGCCGCGTCCGCCCACCACCGGGCGTCCCTGCGCACCGGCTTCGAACGGCTCGCGGCCGACGGCTACCGGCTCCTCGACGGCCGGCGCGTCGGCATCGTCACCAACCCCACCGGCATCACCCGCGACGCCCGGCACATCGTGGACGTCATGCACGAGGACGGCCGGGTGAGGCTGACGGCGGTCTTCGGTCCCGAGCACGGCTTCCGCGGCACCGCGCAGGCCGGTGGCTCCGAGGGCCGCTACGACGATCCGGAGACGGGCCTGCCGGTCTACGACACCTACCTCAAGAGCGGCCGGCCGCTGGCCGACGTCTTCACCGCGTCCGGCGTGGACACGGTCGTCTTCGACATCCAGGACGTCGGCGCGCGCTTCTACACGTACATCTGGACGCTGTACGACTGCATGGAGGCCGCCCGCCTCGCCGGGAAGCGGTTCATGGTGCTCGACCGCCCGAACCCGGTCACCGGCCGCGCGGCCCAGGGCCCGGTGCTGCACAAGGAGTTCGCCACGTTCGTCGGCCGGCAGCCCCTCGCACAGGCGCACGGGATGACGGTCGCGGAGCTGGCCCGCCTGTTCGACAAGGAGTTCCTCGGCGGGTCCGTCGCCTTGGAGACCGTGTCGATGACGGGCTGGCGGCGCACGGAGTTCTACGACGCCTCGGCGCTGCCCTGGGTGCCGCCGAGCCCCAACATGCCCACCCCGGACACGGCGCTGGTGTACTCCGGCACCTGCATGTTCGAGGGCACGAACCTCTCCGAGGGGCGCGGCACCACCCGGCCGTTCGAACTCCTCGGCGCCGAGGGCATCGACGGCCGCTGGGCGGCGGCCGCGAACGCGCTGGGGCTGCCCGGGGTGCGCTTCAGGGAGGCGTACTTCGCGCCCACGTTCTCCAAGTTCGAGGGGAAGACGGCGGGCGGGGTGCAGATCCATGTGACGGACCGGGCCGCCTACGACCCCGTGCGCACCGGGATCGCCCTGCTGGTGACCGCGCGCAAGGTCTGGGACGGCTTCGCCTGGCGGCCGGACGACTGGATCGACAAGCTCACCGGTTCGGACCGGGTGCGCACGATGATCGACGCGGGCGCGGACACCGACGAGGTGGTGGGCGCCTGGCAGCCGGAGCTGGCCGCGTTCCGGCGGCTCCGGAAGGAGTACCTGCTGTACGGCTGA
- a CDS encoding SDR family oxidoreductase, translating into MVEAMQDAGVVVTGAGGGIGAALARRFAGAGARVVVNDLDKRKAKAVAEEIGGTAVPGDASAIVEDARDALGGTIDVYCANAGVGFSDGDIAGPLDERSWALAWDVNVMAHVRAAHALLPHWLERGGGRFVTTVSAAGLLTMVGAPSYSVTKHGAYAFAEWLSLTYRHRGLKVHAICPEGVRTDMLAATGTAGEVVLVPTAIEPQDVADALFKGIEEDRFLILPHPETGSRYQVRAADPERWLAGMNHLQQKVEEVS; encoded by the coding sequence ATGGTGGAAGCCATGCAGGATGCGGGAGTCGTCGTCACCGGGGCCGGTGGGGGGATCGGGGCCGCGCTGGCCCGGCGATTCGCCGGGGCCGGGGCCCGGGTCGTGGTGAACGACCTGGACAAGCGCAAGGCGAAGGCGGTGGCCGAGGAGATCGGCGGGACCGCCGTGCCCGGGGACGCCTCCGCGATCGTCGAGGACGCCCGGGACGCGCTCGGCGGGACCATCGACGTGTACTGCGCCAACGCCGGGGTGGGCTTCTCCGACGGCGACATCGCCGGGCCGCTGGACGAGCGGTCCTGGGCGCTGGCCTGGGACGTCAATGTGATGGCGCACGTCCGCGCGGCCCACGCCCTGCTGCCGCACTGGCTGGAGCGGGGCGGCGGCCGGTTCGTCACCACCGTGTCCGCCGCCGGGCTGCTCACCATGGTCGGAGCCCCCTCCTACAGCGTCACCAAGCACGGCGCCTACGCGTTCGCCGAGTGGCTGTCCCTGACGTACCGCCACCGCGGTCTGAAGGTGCACGCCATCTGCCCGGAGGGCGTGCGCACCGACATGCTCGCGGCCACCGGCACCGCGGGCGAGGTGGTGCTGGTGCCGACCGCGATCGAGCCGCAGGACGTGGCCGACGCGCTCTTCAAGGGCATCGAGGAGGACCGCTTCCTGATCCTGCCGCACCCGGAGACCGGCTCCCGCTACCAGGTGCGCGCGGCGGACCCCGAGCGCTGGCTGGCCGGCATGAACCACCTCCAGCAGAAGGTGGAGGAGGTCTCGTGA
- a CDS encoding AMP-binding protein: protein MSDSPYAARPWLALLNEAQRVPVAPADSLVHALRAAAAKAPERTFLAYFDARLSYREVDELSDAVAARLAARGLERGDRVAVLLQNSPHFVLAVLGAWKAGATVVPVNPMYKSAEVGHVLRDAEAAALICSDRAWESYLRETAAGSPVRIVLTGCELDFQTRDDERVLAFERLPAAPDAEDLVAVARQGGRPPAGRDPVPGDIALISYTSGTSGTPKGATNTHGNIMYTVERQRTGLPLPEGPVYFALAPLFHITGMVCQFGACLNSAGTLVLAYRFEPGVVLEAFAEHRPVFTVGPATAFMALGAHPGAGPEHFSSFVHLASGGAPLPPALVEGFRARFGAYIRNGYGLTECTAPCASVPSGLEAPVDPVSGTLAVGLPGPDTLVRIVDENGADVPFGEQGEIAVRGPQVIPGYWRRPDATAETFPGGELRTGDIGFMDPQGWLYVVDRKKDMINASGFKVWPREVEDVLYAHPAVREAAVVGIPDGYRGETVKAYISLRPGAEADPDELAVYCKERLAAYKYPRQVEILPELPKTSSGKILRRELRSRGDGGHQD, encoded by the coding sequence GTGAGCGACTCCCCGTACGCGGCCAGGCCCTGGCTGGCCCTGCTGAACGAGGCCCAGCGGGTGCCCGTCGCCCCCGCCGACTCGCTGGTGCACGCCCTGCGCGCCGCCGCCGCGAAGGCGCCCGAGCGCACCTTCCTCGCCTACTTCGACGCCCGCCTGAGCTACCGCGAGGTGGACGAGCTCAGCGACGCGGTCGCCGCGCGTCTCGCCGCGCGCGGCCTGGAACGCGGCGACCGGGTGGCCGTACTCCTGCAGAACTCCCCGCACTTCGTGCTCGCCGTGCTCGGCGCCTGGAAGGCGGGCGCGACCGTGGTGCCGGTCAACCCGATGTACAAGTCGGCCGAGGTCGGCCATGTGCTGCGGGACGCCGAGGCGGCCGCGCTGATCTGCTCCGACCGGGCGTGGGAGTCGTACCTGCGCGAGACGGCGGCCGGCTCGCCGGTGCGGATCGTGCTCACCGGGTGCGAGCTGGATTTCCAGACCCGCGACGACGAGCGGGTGCTGGCCTTCGAGCGGCTGCCCGCGGCCCCGGACGCCGAGGACCTGGTGGCCGTGGCCCGGCAGGGCGGGCGGCCGCCCGCGGGGCGGGACCCGGTGCCCGGCGACATCGCGCTGATCAGCTACACCTCCGGGACCAGCGGCACCCCCAAGGGCGCCACCAACACCCACGGCAACATCATGTACACCGTGGAACGGCAGCGCACCGGGCTCCCGCTGCCCGAGGGCCCGGTCTACTTCGCGCTCGCGCCGCTGTTCCACATCACCGGCATGGTCTGCCAGTTCGGCGCCTGTCTGAACAGCGCCGGCACCCTGGTGCTCGCCTACCGGTTCGAGCCGGGCGTGGTCCTGGAGGCGTTCGCCGAGCACCGCCCGGTGTTCACGGTCGGCCCCGCCACCGCGTTCATGGCGCTCGGCGCCCACCCCGGGGCGGGCCCGGAGCACTTCTCCTCCTTCGTCCACCTCGCCTCCGGCGGCGCCCCGCTGCCGCCCGCCCTGGTGGAGGGGTTCCGGGCGCGGTTCGGGGCGTACATCCGCAACGGGTACGGGCTCACCGAGTGCACCGCGCCCTGCGCCTCCGTGCCCTCCGGCCTGGAGGCACCGGTCGACCCGGTCTCCGGGACGCTCGCGGTCGGGCTGCCGGGACCGGACACGCTCGTACGGATCGTGGACGAGAACGGCGCGGACGTGCCGTTCGGCGAGCAGGGCGAGATCGCGGTGCGCGGACCCCAGGTGATCCCCGGCTACTGGCGCCGCCCCGACGCGACCGCCGAGACCTTCCCCGGGGGCGAACTGCGCACCGGCGACATCGGGTTCATGGACCCGCAGGGCTGGCTCTACGTCGTGGACCGCAAGAAGGACATGATCAACGCGTCCGGGTTCAAGGTGTGGCCGCGCGAGGTCGAGGACGTCCTGTACGCCCATCCGGCGGTGCGCGAGGCGGCCGTCGTCGGCATCCCGGACGGCTACCGCGGGGAGACCGTCAAGGCGTACATCAGCCTGCGTCCGGGTGCCGAGGCGGACCCGGATGAACTCGCGGTGTACTGCAAGGAGAGACTGGCCGCCTACAAATATCCGCGCCAGGTGGAGATCCTGCCCGAGCTGCCCAAGACCTCGAGTGGGAAGATCCTCCGGCGGGAGCTCCGCTCCCGCGGCGACGGCGGACACCAGGACTAG
- a CDS encoding TetR/AcrR family transcriptional regulator: MPRTTDGDGAPVPQRLLAAATRLFAEQGYDRTSVQEIVEAAGVTKGALYHYFGSKDDLLHEVYARMLRVQQERLDHFADMDAPVERRLREAAADVVVSTIENLDDASIFFRSMHQLSPEKHKQVRAERRRYHERFRALIEEGQESGVFSTATPADLVVDYHFGSVHHLSTWYRPNGPLSPQQVADHLADLLLRALRP; encoded by the coding sequence GTGCCCAGGACGACGGACGGCGACGGAGCACCTGTTCCGCAGCGGCTTCTGGCCGCCGCCACCCGGCTCTTCGCCGAGCAGGGCTACGACCGGACATCCGTACAGGAGATCGTGGAGGCGGCCGGCGTCACCAAGGGGGCGCTGTACCACTACTTCGGCTCCAAGGACGATCTGCTGCACGAGGTGTACGCGCGCATGCTGCGCGTCCAGCAGGAGCGGCTCGACCACTTCGCCGACATGGACGCGCCCGTGGAGCGGCGGCTGCGCGAGGCGGCGGCGGACGTCGTGGTGTCGACCATCGAGAACCTGGACGACGCCTCGATCTTCTTCCGCTCCATGCACCAGCTGAGCCCGGAGAAGCACAAGCAGGTACGGGCCGAACGGCGCCGCTACCACGAACGGTTCCGCGCGCTCATCGAGGAGGGCCAGGAGTCCGGCGTCTTCTCCACCGCGACCCCGGCCGACCTGGTCGTGGACTACCACTTCGGCTCCGTCCACCACCTGTCCACCTGGTACCGCCCCAACGGGCCGCTGAGCCCCCAGCAGGTGGCCGACCACCTCGCGGACCTGCTGCTGCGCGCGCTGCGTCCCTGA
- a CDS encoding acyl-CoA dehydrogenase family protein, which translates to MDFAFDARTEEMRAKLLAFMDEYVYPAEPVAEEQRAALASPWDTPAVVEELKAQARRQGLWNLFLPDTEYGAGLTNLQYAPLAEITGRSPHLAPVATNCAAPDTGNMEVLAQFGDEAQKKQWLEPLLAGEIRSAFAMTEPEVASSDATNITTLIERDGDEYVVTGRKWYISGAMGPDCRIFIVMGKTDPDGADIRRQQSMVLVPRDTPGVTIKRAMRVFGYEDHSHGGHAEVVFDRVRVPVANLIGEEGGGFAIAQARLGPGRIHHCMRLIGMAERAIELMCRRAVSRTAFGKSLAQQGVVQNWIADARVTVEQLRLLVLKTAWLMDTVGNRGAHTEIQAIKIATPRAVVDILDRAIQLHGAGGVSQDFPLAEVYAAARTLMLADGPDEVHQRSLARRELKKYL; encoded by the coding sequence ATGGACTTCGCGTTCGACGCGCGTACCGAGGAGATGCGGGCCAAGCTGCTCGCCTTCATGGACGAGTACGTCTACCCGGCCGAGCCGGTCGCCGAGGAGCAGCGGGCCGCGCTCGCCTCGCCGTGGGACACCCCGGCGGTGGTGGAGGAGCTGAAGGCGCAGGCGCGCCGGCAGGGGCTGTGGAACCTGTTCCTGCCCGACACGGAGTACGGCGCGGGCCTGACGAACCTCCAGTACGCGCCGCTCGCCGAGATCACCGGCCGTTCCCCGCACCTGGCGCCCGTCGCGACCAACTGCGCGGCGCCCGACACCGGGAACATGGAGGTGCTGGCGCAGTTCGGCGACGAGGCGCAGAAGAAGCAGTGGCTGGAGCCGCTGCTCGCCGGTGAGATCCGGTCCGCGTTCGCGATGACCGAGCCGGAGGTGGCCTCCTCGGACGCCACCAACATCACCACCCTCATCGAGCGGGACGGCGACGAGTACGTCGTCACCGGCCGCAAGTGGTACATCTCCGGGGCGATGGGCCCGGACTGCCGGATCTTCATCGTGATGGGCAAGACGGACCCGGACGGCGCGGACATCCGCCGCCAGCAGTCCATGGTCCTGGTGCCGCGCGACACGCCCGGGGTGACCATCAAGCGGGCCATGCGGGTGTTCGGTTACGAGGACCACTCGCACGGCGGACACGCCGAGGTCGTCTTCGACCGGGTGCGGGTGCCGGTGGCCAACCTGATCGGTGAGGAGGGCGGCGGCTTCGCCATCGCGCAGGCCCGGCTCGGCCCCGGCCGGATCCACCACTGCATGCGGCTGATCGGCATGGCCGAGCGGGCGATCGAGCTGATGTGCCGGCGCGCGGTCTCCCGTACCGCGTTCGGCAAGTCCCTGGCCCAGCAGGGCGTGGTGCAGAACTGGATCGCCGACGCCCGGGTGACGGTCGAGCAGCTGCGGCTGCTGGTACTGAAGACGGCCTGGCTGATGGACACCGTCGGCAACCGGGGCGCGCACACCGAGATCCAGGCCATCAAGATCGCCACACCGCGCGCGGTGGTCGACATCCTGGACCGGGCGATCCAGCTGCACGGCGCGGGCGGGGTCAGCCAGGACTTCCCGCTGGCCGAGGTCTACGCGGCCGCCCGCACCCTGATGCTGGCCGACGGCCCGGACGAGGTGCACCAGCGGTCGCTGGCCCGGCGGGAGCTGAAGAAGTACCTGTAG
- a CDS encoding phosphotransferase family protein, with translation MSADHPPGLDLDRLRALLERERPGLVRGPLTGRLIEGGRSNLTYALSDGTSQWVVRRPPLGHVLATAHDMKREHRVISALHPTSVPVPAPVLLCEDEEVLGAPFYIMEFVAGTPYRTSAQLAPLGEQRVRGAVLSLVDTLVELHAVDPAGVGLGDFGRPEGYLDRQLRRWGKQLDASRDRELPGIDELHAELGRKLPASPGATVVHGDYRLDNVLIGADDRITAILDWEMSTLGDPLTDLGLLVMYSRSLDMPHSPVSTTAEAPGHPAPEELIERYAARSGRDVSAVSWYEAFAFFKLAVILEGIHYRFTLGQTVGRGFDRIGELVPVFIDHGLTTLQEG, from the coding sequence ATGAGCGCCGACCACCCGCCCGGACTGGACCTGGACCGGCTGCGCGCCCTGCTGGAGCGGGAGCGCCCGGGACTGGTGCGGGGGCCGCTCACCGGGCGGCTGATCGAGGGCGGCCGGTCGAACCTCACCTACGCGCTCTCCGACGGCACCTCGCAGTGGGTCGTGCGCCGCCCGCCGCTCGGCCATGTCCTCGCCACCGCGCACGACATGAAGCGCGAGCACCGGGTGATCAGCGCCCTGCACCCCACCTCGGTACCGGTCCCCGCGCCGGTGCTGCTGTGCGAGGACGAGGAGGTGCTCGGCGCGCCCTTCTACATCATGGAGTTCGTGGCGGGCACGCCGTACCGCACCTCCGCGCAGCTCGCCCCGCTCGGCGAGCAGCGGGTGCGGGGCGCGGTGCTGTCCCTGGTGGACACGCTGGTCGAGCTGCACGCGGTGGACCCCGCCGGGGTGGGCCTCGGCGACTTCGGCCGCCCGGAGGGCTATCTGGACCGGCAGCTGCGCCGCTGGGGCAAGCAGCTGGACGCCTCCCGCGACCGCGAGCTGCCCGGCATCGACGAACTCCACGCCGAGCTGGGCCGCAAGCTCCCCGCCTCGCCCGGCGCCACCGTGGTGCACGGCGACTACCGGCTGGACAACGTGCTGATCGGGGCGGACGACCGGATCACGGCGATCCTCGACTGGGAGATGTCCACCCTCGGCGACCCGCTGACCGACCTCGGCCTGCTGGTGATGTACAGCCGCTCCCTGGACATGCCGCACTCGCCCGTCTCCACCACCGCCGAGGCACCGGGGCACCCCGCGCCCGAGGAGCTGATCGAGCGGTACGCGGCGCGCTCGGGGCGCGATGTCTCGGCCGTCTCCTGGTACGAGGCGTTCGCGTTCTTCAAGCTCGCCGTGATCCTGGAGGGCATCCACTACCGCTTCACGCTGGGCCAGACGGTCGGGCGCGGCTTCGACCGGATCGGCGAGCTGGTGCCCGTCTTCATCGACCACGGACTGACCACCCTTCAGGAAGGCTGA
- a CDS encoding NUDIX domain-containing protein — MNPADEILDVVDEHDRVVGQLPRGEVYRRGLRHRCVFIQARNAQGRLFVHRRTATKLVFPALYDPFVGGVVGAGESYDEAALREAEEELGVSGLPRPTHLFTFLYDDGAGKTWWSAVYEVRCELPVNPQAEEVQWHDFLSDEEVEARLGTWEWVPDGLAAYERLAEFRAGNAENAENTGKARNAED; from the coding sequence ATGAATCCTGCTGACGAGATCCTCGACGTCGTCGACGAACACGACCGCGTCGTCGGGCAGTTGCCGCGCGGTGAGGTGTACCGGCGCGGGCTGCGCCACCGCTGTGTCTTCATCCAGGCCCGAAACGCGCAGGGGCGCCTGTTCGTGCACCGGCGCACGGCGACCAAGCTGGTGTTCCCCGCCCTGTACGACCCGTTCGTCGGCGGGGTCGTGGGCGCGGGCGAGTCCTACGACGAGGCGGCGCTGCGGGAGGCCGAGGAGGAGCTGGGCGTGTCCGGGCTGCCCCGGCCGACGCACCTCTTCACGTTCCTCTACGACGACGGCGCCGGGAAGACCTGGTGGTCGGCGGTGTACGAGGTGCGCTGCGAGCTGCCCGTGAACCCGCAGGCGGAGGAGGTGCAGTGGCACGACTTCCTCTCCGACGAGGAGGTCGAGGCGCGCCTCGGCACGTGGGAGTGGGTGCCGGACGGACTGGCCGCGTACGAGCGGCTCGCGGAGTTCCGCGCCGGGAACGCCGAGAACGCCGAGAACACAGGGAAGGCCAGGAACGCCGAGGACTGA
- a CDS encoding DMT family transporter produces MSVLVLLLAVSAACCLGLGFVLQQNAAQQAPLSDFLSFRLLLDLMRVPRWLGGLALMVAGMVLGAVALGKGEISLVEPLLATNLLFALALSRHQTKQPLGRQGWAGLLLLAGGVSAFITGGEPRAGNAIADPLRHWLIIGVVVGVALALTTYAKRSRLHWAAVLLALAAGLLYGVQDALTRVSGTLFSDGGFAELFTSWQPYGVFACGVTGLVLVQSAFETAPLRMSLPALTAAEPLAGILCGVGFLGDRLRTDTGALAWEAAGLAGVVAGIVLLGMHPAMPCGTTESEPPAHELQRR; encoded by the coding sequence GTGTCGGTTCTGGTTCTCCTCCTCGCCGTGAGCGCGGCCTGCTGTCTGGGCCTCGGCTTCGTGCTCCAGCAGAACGCCGCGCAACAGGCGCCGCTGAGCGACTTCCTGTCGTTCCGGCTGCTGCTCGACCTGATGCGGGTGCCGCGCTGGCTGGGCGGGCTCGCGCTGATGGTGGCCGGCATGGTGCTGGGCGCGGTGGCGCTCGGCAAGGGCGAGATCTCACTGGTGGAGCCGCTGCTGGCGACCAATCTGCTGTTCGCGCTCGCGCTCTCCCGGCACCAGACCAAGCAGCCGCTGGGACGCCAGGGCTGGGCGGGGCTGCTGCTGCTCGCGGGCGGGGTGAGCGCGTTCATCACGGGGGGCGAGCCCCGGGCGGGCAACGCCATCGCCGATCCGCTGCGGCACTGGCTGATCATCGGCGTGGTGGTGGGCGTGGCCCTGGCCCTGACGACGTACGCCAAGCGCTCCCGGCTGCACTGGGCCGCCGTGTTGCTGGCCCTGGCCGCCGGGCTGCTCTACGGGGTGCAGGACGCGCTGACCCGGGTGAGCGGCACCCTCTTCTCCGACGGCGGCTTCGCGGAGCTGTTCACCAGCTGGCAGCCGTACGGCGTGTTCGCGTGCGGGGTCACCGGTCTCGTACTGGTGCAGAGCGCGTTCGAGACGGCCCCGCTGCGGATGTCGCTGCCCGCGCTGACCGCGGCCGAGCCGCTCGCCGGGATCCTGTGCGGGGTGGGCTTCCTCGGCGACCGGCTGCGCACCGACACCGGGGCGCTGGCCTGGGAGGCGGCCGGGCTCGCGGGCGTGGTCGCGGGCATCGTGCTGCTCGGGATGCACCCGGCGATGCCCTGCGGCACGACGGAGTCGGAACCGCCGGCCCACGAACTCCAGCGCCGCTGA
- a CDS encoding molybdopterin-dependent oxidoreductase, which translates to MNPEPPEERDGTPVGRRVFLGTLGLGALGVLAAPTLQRALEGIAGKDPTGLTGLLPNGGGFRYYSVAASVPDKNATDYRLTVGGLVDRPRAYTLADLRALPQTRLVRDVQCVTGWRVPGTPFEGVRLADLLDAAGVRRTARAIRFTCFDGTYSESLTLDQARRPDVLVALRMQNKDIGHDHGGPVRLYVAPMYFYKSAKWLSGITVTDRVEPGYWEKLGYDVDAWVGRSNGRTDEPTS; encoded by the coding sequence GTGAACCCCGAACCCCCCGAGGAACGGGACGGCACCCCCGTCGGCCGCCGCGTCTTCCTCGGCACCCTCGGCCTGGGCGCCCTCGGCGTGCTCGCCGCGCCCACCCTGCAACGTGCCCTGGAGGGCATCGCGGGCAAGGATCCGACGGGCCTGACCGGTCTGCTGCCCAACGGCGGCGGCTTCCGCTACTACTCGGTCGCCGCCTCCGTCCCGGACAAGAACGCCACGGACTACCGCCTGACCGTCGGCGGCCTGGTCGACCGCCCCCGCGCCTACACCCTCGCCGACCTGCGCGCCCTCCCGCAGACCCGGCTGGTCAGGGACGTCCAGTGCGTCACCGGCTGGCGGGTCCCCGGCACCCCCTTCGAGGGGGTACGCCTCGCCGACCTCCTCGACGCCGCCGGGGTCCGCCGCACCGCCAGGGCGATCCGCTTCACCTGCTTCGACGGCACCTACAGCGAGAGCCTCACCCTCGACCAGGCCCGCCGCCCGGACGTCCTGGTCGCCCTGCGCATGCAGAACAAGGACATCGGCCACGACCACGGCGGCCCCGTCCGCCTCTATGTCGCGCCCATGTACTTCTACAAGTCCGCCAAGTGGCTCTCCGGCATCACCGTCACCGACCGCGTCGAGCCGGGCTACTGGGAGAAGCTGGGCTACGACGTCGACGCCTGGGTCGGCCGTTCGAACGGACGCACCGATGAGCCTACGAGCTGA
- a CDS encoding cytochrome b/b6 domain-containing protein produces the protein MSLRADTPARPAARIRRFSAAERWIHRATAALMGVCVLTAAVLYIPQLAVLVGRRELVVRVHECAGLALPVPVLLGLASRAFRADLRFLNRFGPHDRVWLRAALLRDRRRGSRPAGKFNAGQKIYAAWIAGATLVMLGTGLLMWFTHLAPLVWRTSATFVHDWLALTIAVVLAGHIGMALGDPEAREGLRTGTVSREWAKRRHPLWRPRP, from the coding sequence ATGAGCCTACGAGCTGACACCCCGGCCCGCCCCGCCGCCCGGATCCGCCGCTTCTCCGCGGCCGAGCGCTGGATCCACCGGGCCACGGCCGCGCTGATGGGCGTCTGCGTGCTGACCGCGGCCGTCCTCTACATCCCCCAGCTGGCCGTCCTGGTCGGCCGCCGCGAACTGGTCGTGCGCGTCCACGAGTGCGCCGGGCTCGCCCTGCCCGTCCCCGTCCTGCTGGGCCTGGCCTCCCGCGCCTTCCGCGCCGACCTGCGCTTCCTCAACCGGTTCGGCCCGCACGACAGGGTCTGGCTGCGGGCCGCCCTGCTCCGCGACCGGCGCCGGGGGTCGCGCCCGGCGGGCAAGTTCAACGCCGGGCAGAAGATCTACGCCGCCTGGATCGCCGGCGCGACCCTGGTCATGCTCGGCACCGGCCTGCTGATGTGGTTCACCCATCTCGCCCCGCTGGTCTGGCGCACCTCCGCCACCTTCGTCCACGACTGGCTCGCCCTCACCATCGCGGTCGTCCTCGCCGGCCACATCGGCATGGCACTGGGCGACCCGGAGGCGAGGGAGGGGCTGCGCACGGGGACGGTCAGCCGGGAGTGGGCGAAACGGCGGCACCCGCTGTGGCGGCCGCGCCCGTGA